One window from the genome of Cryptomeria japonica chromosome 6, Sugi_1.0, whole genome shotgun sequence encodes:
- the LOC131053204 gene encoding aquaporin TIP2-1 yields the protein MALGIDFGSLDDALKFESLKKYVAEFISTLLFVYAGVGSAMAYDKLTSDAALSPAGLTAVAVAHALALFVTVSIAANISGGHVNPAVTFGLALGGHITVFHGVFYWIAQLLGSTVACLLLKLTTGGLAIPIHSVASGISLGEGVVMEIVITFGLVYTVYATAADPRKGDVGIVAPIAIGFIVGANILAAGPFSGGSMNPARSFGPALVSFDWKDHWVYWVGPLVGGGLAGIVYGGIFIEPYSHVPIATEC from the exons ATGGCATTGGGCATAGATTTCGGTAGCCTTGACGATGCGTTAAAGTTCGAGTCTTTGAAGAAATATGTTGCAGAGTTTATCTCCACTCTGCTCTTCGTCTATGCTGGCGTGGGGTCGGCCATGGCTTACG ATAAATTGACGTCGGACGCGGCGCTAAGCCCGGCGGGTCTGACAGCAGTTGCAGTGGCTCATGCGTTGGCACTCTTCGTGACCGTCTCCATCGCTGCCAACATCTCCGGCGGCCACGTCAACCCAGCTGTCACTTTCGGACTCGCCTTGGGCGGCCACATCACCGTGTTCCATGGCGTCTTCTACTGGATTGCTCAGCTTCTGGGCTCCACCGTGGCCTGCCTCCTCTTAAAATTGACTACTGGCGGTCTG GCGATTCCGATCCACAGTGTGGCATCTGGCATTAGCTTAGGAGAGGGAGTGGTAATGGAGATTGTGATAACATTTGGACTGGTGTATACTGTTTATGCCACGGCTGCAGATCCGAGGAAGGGTGATGTGGGGATCGTTGCACCCATTGCAATTGGGTTCATCGTGGGAGCCAACATCTTGGCCGCCGGACCCTTTTCCGGCGGGTCCATGAACCCTGCTCGTTCTTTTGGCCCGGCTTTGGTGAGCTTTGATTGGAAGGACCACTGGGTTTACTGGGTGGGTCCTCTTGTTGGAGGAGGACTTGCTGGTATTGTCTATGGAGGCATCTTCATTGAGCCTTATTCACACGTTCCCATTGCCACTGAATGCTAA